The Gymnogyps californianus isolate 813 unplaced genomic scaffold, ASM1813914v2 HiC_scaffold_36, whole genome shotgun sequence genome includes a window with the following:
- the LOC127028602 gene encoding uncharacterized protein LOC127028602, with translation MASLGGPIVDCTPLLERLEGYNARPSLSGMTWAHNNWHNPQAVADRISSLANERKLKQGKGKAVVCAVLGAALVAAQRNKHMAQHVEGETIKSLQDLVGALQEQLGNETRHLSDLLTAERVTNQRLHTALTEALERERILREQLDEIRSPIGVENSDADSDEGKNPKSLYPLKDLDPIREISSLGEGAVMRPLIKTETVDGGQGGAQQVTTRIIPYSPTDLGKIQEKYSRGPRETETEYVWRVSLTGGVHILLSEDKARGYWGPGVFLTTNDNREPWSLTQRVAYWVGGLDPMERGDPFSIKTPTAGHILESVQKTACLQLMHDRLLVPQQPSPMQYVADPDRLHPLIRGLPDALKLYAVQLQHRLRAPRPRRRGGPPETTWGEVAQELINYGRRMGFTGQGETKSKADLRRVEGNGGIKAAPPRPTRPPDNKRCVFLWTEGISKGIPREVMDGLPTPNLESLAKGWDKRKETPSPSNPKDFVLPSREPETMIPSAPQETALIDLSIPESGNPLRHPQSVSRGMAGGSI, from the coding sequence ATGGCCTCCCTGGGAGGACCGATTGTAGATTGCACCCCTCTCCTGGAGAGGTTAGAGGGCTATAACGCCCgaccttctctctctggtatgACTTGGGCCCACAATAATTGGCACAATCCACAAGCGGTAGCCGACAGAATTTCCAGCTTGGCTAATGAAcgaaaactgaaacaaggaaaggggaaggcagtagTTTGTGCGGttttaggagcagctctggtggcAGCACAACGGAATAAACACATGGCCCAACACGTGGAAGGGGAGacaataaaatcccttcaagatctggtgggggctctgcaggagcaattaGGAAATGAGACAAGACATCTCTCTGATCTGCTTACCGCCGAGCGGGTGACTAACCAACGGCTACACACCGCTTTGACGGAAGCTTTGGAGCGGGAGCGAATATTGCGGGAACAATTAGATGAAATCCGCTCCCCAATTGGTGTAGAAAATTCGGATGCCGATTCTGacgaggggaaaaatccaaaatcgTTATACCCTCTTAAAGACCTAGACCCTATAAGAGAAATATCTTCCCTCGGGGAGGGAGCTGTAATGCGACCTTTGATTAAAACTGAGACTGTGGATGGTGGTCAAGGAGGGGCCCAACAAGTTACCACTCGTATCATTCCCTATTCTCCCACTGATTTGggtaaaattcaggagaaatattcccGGGGCCCccgagaaactgaaactgagtatgtGTGGAGAGTGTCTCTTACCGGGGGTGTCCATATCTTGCTGAGTGAGGACAAGGCAAGAGGATATTGGGGTCCGGGAGTTTTTCTAACCACAAATGACAATAGAGAACCCTGGTCCCTGACCCAAAGAGTGGCATACTGGGTGGGTGGATTGGATCCCATGGAAAGGGGAGACCCCTTCTCGATTAAAACGCCTACGGCGGGGCACATTTTAGAGAGTGTACAGAAAACTGCGTGTCTCCAGTTGATGCATGACCGGTTATTGGTTCCGCAACAGCCCTCTCCCATGCAATATGTGGCAGACCCCGACAGGTTGCATCCCCTTATAAGAGGATtacctgatgctttgaaattatatgcgGTGCAACTACAACATCGGTTGAGGGCGCCCCGACCCCGGAGGAGGGGAGGTCCCCCGGAGACGACATGGGGAGAGGTAGCACAAGAATTGATTAATTACGGGAGACGGATGGGATTTACGGGCCAGGGAGAGACAAAATCCAAGGCGGACCTTAGGAGGGTGGAAGGCAATGGGGGAATAAAAGCTGCACCCCCGAGGCCGACGCGGCCCCCTGATAATAAAAGATGTGTCTTCTTATGGACAGAAGGCATCTCAAAGGGGATTCCCAGAGAGGTGATGGATGGGTTACCCACCCCCAATCTGGAAAGTTTGGCGAAAGGCTGggacaaaagaaaggaaaccccATCTCCCTCGAACCCCAAGGATTTTGTCCTCCCATCCCGGGAACCTGAAACAATGATCCCATCCGCCCCCCAGGAGACTGCATTGATCGATCTGAGTATCCCGGAGTCGGGAAACCCCCTCCGCCATCCCCAGTCGGTGAGCCGGGGGATGGCCGGTGGATCTATTTAA